The uncultured Desulfuromonas sp. genome has a segment encoding these proteins:
- a CDS encoding integration host factor subunit alpha, translating into MTKADLVENVYFKTGFSKKESAEIVETVFELMKDTLEDGDKIKIAGFGNFVVKQKATRRGRNPQTGEEIEISSRKILTFKPSQVLKTAINEGD; encoded by the coding sequence ATGACAAAAGCGGATCTTGTGGAAAATGTATATTTCAAGACAGGTTTTTCTAAGAAGGAATCCGCTGAGATTGTTGAAACGGTTTTCGAGCTGATGAAAGACACGCTTGAAGATGGCGATAAAATCAAGATCGCCGGTTTTGGTAATTTTGTTGTGAAGCAGAAGGCCACGCGCCGTGGTCGCAATCCACAGACCGGTGAAGAGATTGAGATCAGCTCTCGTAAGATTCTCACCTTCAAACCGAGCCAAGTACTGAAGACAGCGATTAACGAAGGGGACTGA
- a CDS encoding MerR family transcriptional regulator → MNVEIPDKLFFKIGEVASITGVKPHVLRYWESEFGAFSPSKSRSQQRQYQKKDIELVLQLKDLLYNQGFTIAGARKALRATKANSQKTEQQSDREHLLQIRDELRNLRKRLDD, encoded by the coding sequence ATGAATGTCGAGATTCCGGATAAACTTTTTTTTAAAATCGGTGAGGTAGCCTCAATTACAGGCGTCAAGCCTCATGTCCTGCGCTACTGGGAATCGGAATTCGGCGCCTTTTCTCCTTCCAAAAGCCGTTCTCAACAACGTCAATATCAGAAAAAAGATATTGAGCTGGTTCTTCAGCTCAAAGATCTTCTGTATAATCAAGGCTTCACGATTGCCGGGGCGCGCAAGGCACTCAGAGCGACCAAAGCAAATTCGCAAAAAACAGAGCAACAAAGTGATCGCGAGCATCTGCTGCAGATTCGCGACGAACTGCGCAATTTGAGAAAGCGACTTGATGACTGA
- the surE gene encoding 5'/3'-nucleotidase SurE, with product MTDAMRPPLIMVTNDDGILAPGILALAESLQSLGEVVVVAPDRERSAVGHSMSLHQPVRADLIAENRFAVDGTPTDCVNLAIHGLLSRKPALVVSGINRGSNLADDITYSGTVAAAMEAMLMQVPALAISLDVVSDTLSDYSFASHYAYVVAQQILEHGLPQDTFLNLNVPQGTPKGVRITRQGKRIYDNKIERKQDPRGRTYYWLGGNLLGFNRQKDCDCGALADGYVSLTPLHLDLTNYQSIQHLSGWELDS from the coding sequence ATGACTGACGCCATGCGACCACCATTGATCATGGTGACCAATGACGATGGTATCTTGGCGCCTGGAATCCTGGCTCTTGCGGAGTCTCTGCAAAGTCTCGGAGAGGTGGTTGTTGTCGCTCCCGACCGTGAGCGCAGTGCTGTCGGCCATTCCATGTCACTTCATCAGCCGGTAAGGGCAGATCTCATTGCAGAAAATCGTTTTGCCGTTGATGGGACCCCTACCGATTGTGTCAATCTGGCCATCCATGGGTTATTGTCGCGTAAACCGGCTCTGGTCGTGTCGGGAATCAATCGGGGCAGTAATCTTGCCGATGATATTACCTATTCGGGAACGGTTGCAGCGGCCATGGAGGCCATGCTGATGCAGGTTCCCGCTCTGGCCATCTCACTGGATGTCGTATCGGACACACTTTCTGATTACAGTTTTGCGTCACATTATGCGTATGTGGTGGCGCAACAGATTCTCGAACATGGTTTACCTCAAGATACGTTTTTAAATCTCAATGTGCCGCAAGGGACACCCAAAGGGGTAAGGATCACGCGTCAGGGAAAACGGATTTACGATAACAAAATTGAGAGAAAACAGGATCCGCGCGGCCGTACCTATTACTGGCTGGGAGGGAATTTATTAGGTTTCAATCGGCAAAAGGATTGTGATTGCGGTGCCCTTGCCGATGGCTATGTCTCCTTGACCCCCCTCCACCTTGATTTGACGAATTATCAGTCGATTCAACATCTGTCTGGTTGGGAGCTCGATTCCTGA
- a CDS encoding protein-L-isoaspartate(D-aspartate) O-methyltransferase, which translates to MNYSIARRRMVAQHIVSRGIHDADLIHVMEEVPRHLFVEEALQSQAYTDYALPIGEKQTISQPYMVAVMTEALQLKRGDRVLEVGTGSGYQSAVLSRLVAHVYSVERIATLARRARRILDKIGSSNVHIKVADGTTGWSDQAPFDAIIVTAGAPQIPQDYLDQLAVGGRLVIPVGDSGQQMLKRVTRMGEQDFDEEEILPCRFVPLIGEHGWSQ; encoded by the coding sequence ATGAATTATTCAATCGCTCGTCGGCGAATGGTCGCCCAACACATCGTTTCTCGTGGTATTCATGATGCCGACCTCATTCATGTCATGGAGGAGGTGCCGCGCCATCTGTTCGTCGAGGAAGCGCTTCAGAGTCAGGCTTATACGGATTATGCGCTGCCCATTGGGGAAAAACAGACTATTTCTCAACCCTATATGGTGGCTGTGATGACCGAGGCTCTGCAACTCAAACGAGGAGACCGAGTCCTTGAGGTGGGGACCGGGTCGGGGTACCAGTCTGCTGTGTTGTCCCGCCTTGTTGCCCATGTGTACAGTGTTGAACGGATTGCAACCCTGGCTCGACGTGCTCGACGTATCCTTGATAAGATCGGCAGCAGTAATGTGCATATCAAGGTGGCGGATGGAACAACCGGCTGGAGCGATCAGGCGCCTTTTGATGCGATTATCGTCACTGCCGGGGCACCACAGATTCCTCAGGACTATCTTGATCAGCTGGCTGTCGGCGGTCGACTGGTTATCCCTGTCGGAGACAGTGGGCAGCAGATGCTTAAACGGGTCACACGAATGGGCGAGCAGGACTTTGATGAAGAAGAGATTTTGCCCTGCCGTTTTGTCCCCCTGATCGGCGAACATGGCTGGAGTCAATAA
- a CDS encoding YqaA family protein, whose amino-acid sequence MTALVRRLYDWVLSWADSRYATVALFFLALAESSFFPIPPDVLLIALCLSLPRGAKQYAVICTLGSVVGGMLGYAIGYGFWESTAPFFFNWVPGFTPEVFSRIQHLFQEYDFWFVFTAGFTPIPYKIITVGAGVFKLQFAIFIVASCISRGLRFFLIAWLIGRYGAAARTFIDENFNRLTIAFTVLLIGGFVVVRYLF is encoded by the coding sequence ATGACTGCTCTGGTGCGTCGTCTCTATGACTGGGTGCTGAGCTGGGCGGATTCACGCTATGCGACTGTCGCGTTGTTTTTTCTTGCCCTGGCAGAATCCTCTTTTTTCCCAATACCGCCCGATGTGTTGTTGATTGCCCTGTGCCTGTCTTTGCCGCGGGGGGCCAAGCAATATGCCGTGATCTGTACGCTGGGATCGGTGGTTGGCGGTATGCTGGGCTATGCGATTGGTTATGGTTTTTGGGAATCGACCGCTCCGTTTTTCTTCAACTGGGTTCCCGGGTTTACGCCTGAGGTGTTTTCCCGGATACAACATCTTTTTCAAGAATATGATTTCTGGTTTGTGTTTACGGCCGGCTTTACTCCGATTCCCTATAAAATTATTACCGTTGGTGCCGGGGTCTTCAAGCTGCAGTTTGCCATTTTTATCGTTGCCTCTTGCATCAGCCGTGGGTTACGATTTTTTCTCATTGCCTGGTTGATAGGACGTTACGGTGCCGCTGCACGCACATTTATTGATGAGAATTTTAACCGTTTGACCATTGCATTTACCGTGTTGCTGATTGGTGGTTTTGTTGTGGTTCGCTATCTCTTTTAA
- a CDS encoding M23 family metallopeptidase, with amino-acid sequence MRFIAMILLALITLVACATSGVNHVVQPGQTLYRISKTYGVSADKIAAYNHIKDPTQIKAGESLWIPGVRHTRTVAVVPGPSYTKRTTPQKSAPTTTRKKTVTPKTVAKKKTPSKATQSAPQQSSVRARKGLLDWPVRGAVLQSYGVKNGERSKGIVIAAAEGTPVLCAAAGQVIYSGSGIQGYGHLLIVKHSDNLYTVYGHNRSTLVKSGAFVNKGQKIALSGRVPSLGRGGVHFEVRQGNQAVDPAFYLP; translated from the coding sequence ATGCGTTTTATCGCAATGATCCTGTTGGCACTGATAACTCTGGTGGCGTGCGCGACATCAGGGGTGAATCACGTTGTGCAGCCGGGACAGACGCTCTATCGCATCAGTAAAACCTACGGGGTGTCCGCCGATAAAATCGCTGCTTATAATCATATTAAAGACCCGACTCAGATCAAGGCCGGAGAATCCCTGTGGATTCCCGGGGTTCGTCATACACGTACTGTTGCTGTTGTGCCGGGTCCATCCTACACAAAGCGCACGACACCTCAAAAGAGTGCGCCAACAACGACACGAAAAAAAACAGTCACACCGAAGACTGTGGCAAAGAAAAAAACACCGTCTAAAGCCACTCAATCCGCACCACAACAATCCAGCGTTCGCGCGCGAAAAGGTCTTCTCGATTGGCCGGTGCGCGGTGCCGTTCTGCAATCTTATGGCGTGAAAAATGGAGAGCGCAGCAAAGGGATTGTTATTGCCGCGGCCGAAGGAACGCCGGTGCTCTGTGCCGCGGCAGGACAGGTCATTTACAGTGGCAGCGGCATCCAGGGGTATGGTCATCTGCTGATTGTCAAACACAGTGACAACCTCTACACCGTTTATGGCCATAATCGGTCTACCCTTGTTAAATCAGGTGCATTTGTCAATAAGGGACAGAAAATTGCCTTGTCGGGTCGTGTTCCTTCCCTTGGCCGTGGCGGAGTCCATTTTGAAGTCCGCCAGGGGAATCAGGCGGTTGATCCGGCTTTTTACTTGCCATGA
- a CDS encoding sigma-70 family RNA polymerase sigma factor has translation MSAEEVSDSSKKKKNKTPSARETSGDDAIKYYLHDIQKSKLLTAEEERALATRVEAGDEQARAKMIESNLRLVVKIAKRYMNRGLPFLDLIEEGNMGLIKAVERFQVAKECRFSTYATWWIRQSIERALVNQSRTIRLPVHVSDNVNRMLKATKEVLKKLNHEPSEEQIAEAMGAPVEEVRRLQQLVKKTYSIEHPLGDNDNYSLMDTLEDSSVINPAELLENQDQYEFVNKWLASLKENERDILMLRFGLNDCEPETLDTIGKRYGVTRERIRQIEAKSLDKLRRMMREEAEDQL, from the coding sequence ATGTCAGCAGAAGAGGTGAGCGACAGTTCAAAAAAGAAAAAAAACAAGACTCCATCCGCGAGGGAAACCTCCGGTGATGATGCCATCAAATATTATTTGCACGATATCCAAAAGTCCAAGTTGTTAACGGCTGAAGAAGAACGGGCTCTTGCCACTCGGGTTGAAGCTGGAGATGAGCAGGCCCGTGCTAAAATGATCGAATCCAATCTGCGGCTGGTGGTTAAGATCGCCAAACGCTATATGAACCGCGGCTTGCCGTTTCTTGATCTGATCGAGGAAGGGAATATGGGGCTTATCAAAGCGGTGGAGCGTTTTCAGGTCGCTAAGGAGTGCCGCTTTTCAACCTATGCCACCTGGTGGATTCGTCAGTCCATTGAACGCGCCCTGGTGAATCAGAGCCGAACCATCCGTCTGCCGGTTCATGTGTCTGATAACGTTAACCGGATGCTTAAGGCAACCAAAGAGGTGCTTAAAAAACTGAACCATGAGCCTTCAGAAGAGCAAATTGCTGAAGCCATGGGCGCACCTGTTGAAGAGGTGCGTCGTCTGCAGCAACTGGTCAAAAAGACCTATTCCATTGAGCATCCCCTGGGAGACAATGACAATTATTCCCTGATGGATACGTTGGAAGATTCCTCGGTGATCAATCCCGCGGAGCTGCTGGAAAACCAGGATCAGTATGAGTTTGTCAATAAATGGTTGGCCAGTTTGAAAGAGAATGAACGGGATATTCTCATGCTGCGTTTTGGTCTCAATGATTGTGAACCGGAAACTCTGGACACGATCGGTAAACGTTACGGGGTGACTCGGGAACGAATTCGTCAAATTGAGGCAAAAAGCCTCGATAAATTGCGGCGCATGATGCGCGAAGAAGCGGAAGATCAACTCTAA
- a CDS encoding adenine phosphoribosyltransferase, protein MEELRSIIRDIPDFPKKGIVFKDITTLLADGKSFHRMIDLIAHRYIGQKIDKIVGVEARGFLLGSALAYKLGVGIVLVRKPGKLPYKTLKKTYELEYGTDTLEIHEDAFTPGERVIIADDLLATGGTVTAVVELVDELGADLVECAFLAELDFLKGRDRLPENKVFSLLHF, encoded by the coding sequence GTGGAAGAACTGAGAAGCATCATTCGGGATATTCCCGATTTTCCCAAAAAAGGGATCGTTTTTAAGGACATTACAACGCTGCTTGCCGATGGTAAGAGTTTTCATCGCATGATTGACTTGATCGCTCATCGCTATATCGGCCAAAAGATTGATAAAATTGTCGGTGTTGAAGCGCGGGGGTTTTTGTTGGGGTCTGCCCTGGCTTATAAATTGGGCGTTGGGATTGTCCTGGTGCGTAAACCGGGAAAATTACCTTATAAAACTTTGAAGAAAACGTATGAGCTTGAGTACGGCACCGATACGCTTGAGATCCATGAAGATGCCTTCACGCCGGGAGAGCGGGTGATTATTGCCGACGACCTGCTGGCCACCGGTGGCACGGTTACCGCCGTGGTTGAACTGGTCGATGAGCTTGGCGCCGACCTGGTTGAATGTGCGTTCCTGGCGGAACTCGATTTTCTCAAAGGCCGTGACCGTTTGCCGGAAAATAAAGTGTTCAGTCTGTTGCATTTTTAA
- a CDS encoding HD domain-containing phosphohydrolase, whose translation MMSLNERLQHIHQQIQQCCESVGRIAVALYDDKTDILHTFISSSQTNPLPNYQIPLSRVPSLNALAESGQNRIIQDIPATLSQSTSHHSEQIVRTGYRSSLTIPLMLQGKLLGFLFYDSYERDGFPEAMQRTLNLYGQLICETISHDLASIKTLRGAVVTAREFSRQRDEETASHLSRMAHYSRLIAMEVSDQYAISEEEIEYIHQFAPLHDIGKVAIPDRILLKKGQLTDDEREVMCSHVVRGVEIVDLMIDEFDLGTVRHIEMLRNIIAGHHERFDGSGYPAGQQGLAIPVESRIIAVADVFDALTTQRPYKSAWTFDEALTQMQTVESALYDPVCVAALAERRDDVEAIRRRFVDPPAA comes from the coding sequence ATGATGTCATTAAATGAACGTTTACAACATATCCATCAGCAGATTCAACAATGCTGTGAGTCCGTTGGCCGAATTGCCGTTGCTTTGTACGATGATAAAACGGATATCCTTCACACCTTTATCTCCAGCAGTCAGACAAATCCTTTGCCGAATTATCAGATTCCTTTATCGCGGGTTCCTTCTTTAAATGCTTTGGCTGAATCAGGGCAAAATCGCATTATTCAGGATATCCCGGCGACCTTGTCGCAATCGACGTCACATCACAGTGAACAAATTGTCCGTACCGGCTATCGTTCCAGCCTGACCATTCCATTGATGTTGCAAGGCAAACTTTTGGGCTTCCTGTTCTATGATTCATATGAGAGGGACGGATTTCCCGAAGCGATGCAAAGGACGCTGAATTTATATGGGCAATTGATTTGTGAAACCATTTCCCACGATCTGGCGTCGATCAAAACCTTGCGGGGCGCTGTGGTAACGGCACGGGAATTCAGTCGCCAGCGTGACGAGGAAACCGCCTCCCATCTGTCGAGAATGGCGCATTATTCACGTTTGATCGCCATGGAAGTCAGTGATCAGTATGCGATCAGCGAAGAGGAAATTGAATATATCCACCAGTTTGCCCCGTTGCATGATATCGGTAAGGTGGCGATCCCCGATCGTATTCTCCTCAAAAAAGGTCAGTTGACCGATGACGAACGCGAGGTGATGTGTTCCCATGTTGTCCGTGGCGTGGAAATTGTTGATCTGATGATTGATGAGTTTGATTTAGGAACCGTGCGTCATATTGAAATGTTACGTAATATTATTGCCGGCCATCACGAGCGTTTTGACGGCTCCGGTTATCCCGCCGGGCAGCAGGGGTTGGCTATTCCCGTTGAAAGTCGTATTATCGCGGTGGCTGATGTATTTGATGCTCTGACAACACAGCGTCCCTATAAATCAGCTTGGACTTTTGATGAGGCTCTGACCCAGATGCAGACGGTCGAGTCCGCACTTTATGATCCGGTCTGTGTGGCGGCCCTTGCTGAGCGACGCGATGATGTGGAAGCCATCCGTCGTCGTTTTGTCGATCCGCCGGCGGCCTGA
- a CDS encoding DUF1847 domain-containing protein, producing MSSTSKKKYQCHQCLGVWEKTGRTSCSAPPGKIKAPADCPGQQQELIHACFDQYCDDTEQARLAQVAARVEGLCYQADSDAQSVHPRWTRVEDTIALAKLMGYHTIGVATCLGLLAETRQLSEILESQGFDVVSVCCKAGGIDKINLGIDEQDKVRPGHYEAACNPIAQATLLNEAHTEMNIIVGLCVGHDMLFNLHSKAPVTTLVAKDRVTGHNPVSVLYGQNFYYKRLKKKPLKVD from the coding sequence ATGAGTTCAACATCTAAAAAAAAGTATCAATGCCACCAATGTCTTGGTGTCTGGGAAAAAACCGGACGAACCTCCTGTAGTGCCCCTCCCGGAAAAATTAAAGCCCCGGCCGATTGCCCCGGCCAACAGCAAGAGTTGATTCACGCCTGTTTCGATCAGTATTGTGACGATACGGAACAGGCACGTCTGGCTCAGGTGGCTGCGCGGGTGGAAGGGCTTTGTTATCAGGCGGATTCTGATGCACAATCGGTTCATCCCCGGTGGACGCGTGTCGAGGATACCATTGCTCTGGCCAAGTTGATGGGCTATCACACCATCGGTGTTGCCACCTGCCTGGGCCTGTTGGCGGAAACGCGCCAACTCAGTGAAATTCTCGAATCTCAGGGATTTGACGTGGTTTCCGTATGCTGTAAGGCCGGGGGCATCGATAAAATCAACTTGGGCATTGACGAGCAGGACAAGGTGCGACCGGGGCATTACGAGGCGGCGTGTAATCCCATTGCCCAGGCGACGTTACTCAATGAAGCGCACACCGAAATGAATATCATCGTCGGTTTATGCGTCGGTCACGACATGTTGTTTAATCTTCATTCCAAGGCTCCGGTGACGACGCTGGTCGCCAAAGATCGGGTGACCGGCCACAATCCCGTCAGTGTTCTTTATGGGCAGAATTTCTATTACAAACGGTTGAAGAAAAAGCCGCTGAAAGTCGACTAA
- a CDS encoding glycerophosphodiester phosphodiesterase family protein, with amino-acid sequence MVMHAGQFVAHRGYRCNYPENTLLAHQMAVDAGALFVETDIQMTGDGIPVLYHDIDMLRLSGLQQRLDEFTAEQLKQVTVCEPQRFGHRFEREPVATLDDFVVWLAERTDVTAYIEIKPECRQGYGLNAVAQILNRLRPVFSQVVIISFDIDSIGLARHLGAPRVGVVLSTWQTWQMPMMAQIQPDVFFCDAYLIPDNVDLSAYKTPFVIYEVSDLAQAEYWLSRGADQVETYNIGTMLETLAKR; translated from the coding sequence ATGGTTATGCACGCCGGTCAGTTTGTCGCTCATCGCGGCTATCGCTGCAATTATCCTGAGAACACCCTGTTAGCCCATCAAATGGCCGTTGACGCTGGCGCCCTGTTTGTAGAAACCGACATCCAGATGACTGGCGATGGTATTCCGGTGTTGTATCACGACATCGACATGTTACGGCTCAGTGGCCTGCAGCAAAGACTGGATGAGTTTACGGCAGAACAACTGAAACAGGTAACCGTTTGCGAACCGCAGCGTTTCGGCCATCGCTTTGAGCGTGAACCCGTAGCAACTCTGGATGACTTTGTTGTCTGGCTGGCTGAGCGGACGGATGTTACCGCCTATATTGAAATAAAACCGGAATGTCGCCAAGGCTATGGTTTGAATGCCGTGGCCCAGATTCTCAATCGGCTTCGCCCTGTTTTTTCACAAGTTGTCATCATCAGTTTTGACATTGATAGCATCGGTTTGGCGCGGCATCTCGGCGCTCCGCGTGTTGGGGTGGTTTTGAGCACCTGGCAGACGTGGCAAATGCCGATGATGGCTCAGATACAACCCGATGTTTTTTTCTGTGATGCCTATTTGATTCCCGACAATGTTGATTTGTCCGCGTACAAAACGCCTTTTGTTATCTACGAAGTTTCAGATCTTGCTCAAGCCGAATACTGGTTGTCGCGCGGAGCGGATCAGGTCGAGACCTACAATATCGGTACGATGCTCGAAACTCTGGCAAAAAGATGA
- a CDS encoding PaaI family thioesterase, whose translation MDIADDARCFVCGPENSRGLQAKFEMDPEGLRSHCRISLPGHFQGWQDVVHGGMLATLLDEASIYACRTIAPRCVTAELSVRYKKPVPVDTLLEISAEVVEQKKRVFVVEASIAIDGTVHAEATTKVFRLS comes from the coding sequence ATGGATATAGCTGATGATGCGCGTTGCTTTGTCTGTGGCCCGGAGAATTCCCGCGGTTTGCAGGCGAAATTTGAGATGGACCCTGAAGGGTTGCGCTCCCATTGCCGAATTTCTCTTCCCGGCCATTTTCAGGGTTGGCAAGATGTGGTCCATGGCGGCATGCTGGCAACCTTGTTGGATGAAGCATCGATCTACGCCTGTCGCACGATTGCGCCTCGCTGTGTGACGGCTGAATTGTCGGTGCGCTATAAAAAACCGGTTCCTGTCGATACGCTGTTGGAGATCAGCGCAGAGGTGGTGGAACAGAAAAAACGGGTGTTTGTGGTTGAAGCCTCCATTGCTATTGATGGAACGGTTCATGCGGAAGCCACGACTAAGGTGTTTCGACTGTCATAG